From a region of the Deinococcus aestuarii genome:
- a CDS encoding gamma carbonic anhydrase family protein — translation MPLYALDGECPQLHPTAFLAPSADLIGRVTVGEEASVWFGVVVRGDIEPIVIGPRCNVQDGAVLHTDAGYPCVLDSDVTVGHRAVVHGARCAPGSLVGMGAVMLNGSSLGAGAVLAAGALLREGQHVPDGMLAVGVPARVVRPVDAPTNAARYVENGARYRKGLAPVPVEGAAEVAR, via the coding sequence ATGCCGCTCTACGCCCTCGACGGCGAATGTCCCCAGCTCCACCCCACCGCGTTTCTCGCCCCCAGCGCCGACCTGATCGGCCGCGTGACGGTGGGGGAGGAGGCCAGCGTGTGGTTCGGTGTCGTGGTGCGGGGCGACATCGAACCCATCGTGATCGGCCCGCGCTGCAACGTGCAGGACGGGGCCGTGCTCCACACCGACGCGGGTTACCCCTGTGTGCTCGACTCGGACGTGACGGTCGGCCACCGCGCCGTCGTCCACGGGGCCCGTTGCGCGCCGGGCAGCCTGGTGGGCATGGGGGCGGTGATGCTCAACGGTTCCAGCCTGGGGGCGGGCGCGGTGCTCGCGGCGGGGGCGCTCTTGCGGGAAGGCCAGCACGTCCCGGACGGGATGCTCGCCGTGGGGGTGCCCGCCCGGGTGGTCCGCCCGGTGGACGCCCCCACCAACGCCGCGCGCTACGTAGAAAATGGGGCCCGTTACCGGAAGGGTCTGGCTCCCGTGCCCGTAGAAGGGGCCGCAGAGGTCGCACGGTGA
- a CDS encoding NUDIX hydrolase, with protein MPSPSFPPGATPGAGGVVLNPEGRVLLVRYRGGAWAFPKGHVEPGETLTQTAVREVQEETGVTADILGPLPETRYTNDRGEARVIFWFVMRAEPGSPTTLEATFTEGGFFSPGEAAARLTYPEDRELLRVALASVPPVGRA; from the coding sequence ATGCCTTCCCCGTCATTCCCGCCCGGCGCCACCCCCGGCGCGGGCGGCGTCGTGCTGAATCCGGAGGGCCGCGTGCTCCTCGTGCGCTACCGCGGCGGTGCCTGGGCCTTTCCCAAGGGCCACGTCGAACCGGGCGAGACGCTGACGCAGACCGCCGTGCGCGAGGTGCAGGAGGAGACGGGCGTCACGGCCGACATCCTGGGCCCCCTGCCCGAGACGCGCTACACGAACGACCGGGGCGAGGCGCGGGTGATCTTCTGGTTCGTCATGCGGGCCGAGCCCGGTTCCCCCACCACCCTGGAAGCCACCTTCACGGAAGGGGGATTTTTCTCCCCAGGCGAGGCGGCGGCCCGGCTGACCTACCCCGAAGACCGCGAGCTTCTGCGCGTTGCCCTGGCGTCTGTCCCCCCGGTGGGGCGGGCGTAA
- a CDS encoding cold-shock protein: MAQGRVKWFNVEKGYGFIEHPGNPDVFVHYSAIQSGGFRKLNEGDEVEFEVEAGQGSKGPQAKNVVVTNAAPAPMGGSNMGGNRGGGSRW; the protein is encoded by the coding sequence ATGGCTCAAGGTCGAGTGAAGTGGTTTAACGTCGAAAAAGGTTACGGGTTTATCGAGCATCCCGGCAACCCCGACGTGTTCGTGCACTACAGCGCCATCCAGAGCGGCGGGTTTCGCAAGCTGAACGAGGGCGACGAGGTTGAGTTCGAGGTCGAGGCAGGCCAGGGCAGCAAGGGCCCCCAGGCCAAGAACGTCGTCGTGACGAACGCCGCGCCCGCCCCGATGGGGGGCAGCAACATGGGCGGCAACCGGGGTGGCGGCAGCCGCTGGTAA
- a CDS encoding YjgN family protein gives MTERPDPTVSPPLPPGPPAQEFPREATAVADLPTAPTVTAHPMSFTGQSGEYFRIWIVNIALTVVTLGLYLPWARVRQRQYFYGHTWLDGQNFEYTASPLALLRGYLIVGAFFLAYTLATNLQFQGWEVVAGVIGVLFVALYPWLVMKSLRFLAVSTTHRGLRFRHHGRSVGAYTSYGLANVAAVLSGGLALPWAWFMQRRYQVENAAYGSARATFRGDVGDFYVIGLTGLAVAIGGGVLLAVPVIALLVGLGVLGDFDVVGGLPGPGVIAGIAVLYAGLLALYAVAWQYVRAATLRLVLNRVEVGGVVRTQATFSPWRLVWIGVSNTVVQLLTLGLATPWAAVRRTRYVMSGVQVRSIQSLDAFCADFTPEESALGEAATELLDINLGF, from the coding sequence ATGACCGAGCGGCCCGACCCGACAGTCTCCCCACCCCTCCCGCCCGGTCCCCCAGCGCAGGAGTTCCCCCGAGAAGCCACGGCGGTGGCCGACCTCCCCACCGCCCCAACGGTGACGGCTCACCCCATGAGCTTTACCGGGCAATCGGGCGAGTACTTCCGCATCTGGATCGTAAATATCGCGCTGACCGTCGTGACGCTGGGGCTGTACCTCCCCTGGGCGCGGGTGCGGCAGCGGCAGTATTTCTACGGGCACACCTGGCTGGACGGGCAGAACTTCGAGTACACGGCCAGTCCCCTCGCCCTGCTGCGCGGTTACCTGATCGTGGGGGCCTTTTTCCTGGCCTATACCCTCGCCACCAACCTGCAATTCCAGGGGTGGGAGGTCGTCGCCGGGGTGATCGGCGTGCTGTTCGTCGCGCTGTACCCGTGGCTGGTGATGAAGTCGCTGCGCTTCCTCGCGGTGAGCACCACGCACCGGGGCCTGCGCTTCCGGCACCACGGGCGGTCCGTCGGAGCCTACACGTCCTACGGGCTGGCGAACGTTGCGGCGGTGCTCTCGGGCGGGCTGGCCCTGCCGTGGGCGTGGTTCATGCAGCGGCGCTATCAGGTCGAGAACGCCGCGTACGGGAGCGCCCGGGCGACGTTCCGGGGGGACGTGGGCGACTTCTACGTGATCGGGCTGACGGGGCTGGCGGTGGCGATTGGGGGCGGGGTGCTGCTCGCCGTCCCGGTGATCGCGCTGCTGGTTGGCCTGGGGGTCCTGGGGGACTTCGATGTGGTGGGGGGCCTGCCCGGGCCGGGCGTGATCGCGGGCATCGCCGTCCTTTACGCGGGGCTGCTGGCCCTCTATGCCGTTGCCTGGCAGTACGTCCGCGCGGCCACCCTGCGCCTCGTCCTCAACCGGGTGGAGGTCGGCGGGGTGGTGCGGACGCAGGCCACCTTCAGCCCGTGGCGACTGGTGTGGATCGGGGTGTCGAACACGGTGGTCCAGCTTCTCACGCTGGGCCTCGCCACCCCCTGGGCCGCCGTCCGCCGCACCCGCTACGTGATGTCGGGGGTGCAGGTGCGGTCCATTCAGAGTCTGGACGCCTTCTGCGCCGATTTCACGCCCGAGGAAAGCGCCCTGGGTGAGGCGGCCACCGAACTGCTCGACATCAACCTGGGCTTCTGA
- a CDS encoding M48 family metallopeptidase, translating to MTEPDPAHLTLSGVYFDGRTSRDRAATLEVSGGTLVLRAEGEPETRWETAQLGIDPPIPGIRRVLKFPGGARFETGDDAGVSALEARLGRNRGLGRVRRLESRWGTALGAVALMILFAWGFVAFGLPALARTAATATPDAVLATFDRETVELLEGQNYVGPTRLSAARQAQLQRVFRQVTSRVGGSSPYRLLLRDGNAPDAPFALGANAFALPGGTVVMTDQLVRLARDDRELAGVLAHEAGHVIRRHTLAGVYQGLGLSLLTVAVTGDLVSAGTFAAAVPAALLRNGYSRAAETESDEVAARFLLREYGTTRPLRNLLARLETLDRNADEHSVQGGSRVEDLLQTHPGTAERIRHLRGLEEQARRR from the coding sequence GTGACCGAACCCGACCCCGCCCACCTCACCCTCTCCGGCGTGTACTTCGACGGGCGCACGAGCCGCGACCGGGCTGCCACGCTGGAGGTGAGCGGGGGCACGCTCGTGCTGCGTGCCGAGGGGGAGCCGGAAACCCGCTGGGAGACGGCGCAACTCGGCATCGACCCGCCCATCCCGGGTATCCGCCGCGTGCTCAAGTTCCCGGGCGGGGCGCGTTTCGAGACCGGGGACGACGCGGGGGTGAGTGCGCTGGAGGCCCGGCTGGGCCGCAACCGGGGATTGGGGCGGGTGCGGCGGCTGGAGTCGCGCTGGGGCACGGCGCTGGGGGCGGTGGCGCTGATGATCCTCTTCGCGTGGGGGTTCGTGGCGTTCGGCCTGCCCGCGCTGGCCCGCACGGCGGCGACGGCCACGCCGGACGCGGTGCTCGCCACCTTCGACCGGGAGACGGTCGAGCTGCTGGAGGGACAGAACTACGTCGGCCCCACCCGGCTGAGCGCGGCGCGGCAGGCGCAGCTTCAGCGGGTGTTCCGACAGGTCACCTCGCGGGTGGGGGGCAGCTCTCCCTACCGCCTGCTGTTGCGCGACGGGAACGCCCCGGACGCGCCCTTCGCCCTGGGCGCGAACGCCTTCGCCCTCCCGGGGGGCACGGTCGTCATGACCGACCAGCTCGTCCGGCTCGCGCGAGACGACCGCGAGCTGGCGGGCGTGCTCGCGCACGAGGCCGGTCATGTGATCAGGCGCCACACCCTCGCGGGGGTGTATCAGGGGCTCGGCCTGAGCCTGCTCACCGTGGCGGTGACGGGCGATCTCGTCAGCGCGGGCACCTTCGCCGCCGCCGTCCCCGCCGCGCTGCTCCGCAACGGCTACTCGCGGGCCGCCGAGACCGAATCCGACGAGGTGGCGGCCCGCTTCCTGCTGCGCGAGTACGGCACCACCAGGCCCCTGCGCAACCTCCTCGCCCGGCTGGAGACGCTGGACCGGAACGCGGACGAGCACAGCGTGCAGGGCGGCAGCCGCGTCGAGGACCTGCTCCAGACCCACCCCGGCACGGCCGAGCGCATCCGGCACCTGCGCGGGCTGGAAGAACAGGCCAGGCGCCGCTGA
- a CDS encoding DUF99 family protein, which produces MPLSHAIGFDDAPFPRDYRGDVRVFGTVFARQTLHGVVSGRVRRDGRNSTAELARLVEASGAAEHLHLILLQGVALAGFNVVDAWTLRAVTGLPVLIVVRRPPNLERIRTALLTRVSGGARKWRLIEALGEVESCRGVFVQRVGLSLTEAETALAALTVTGRIPEPLRAAHLIAGGVTRGSSRGGRV; this is translated from the coding sequence GTGCCCTTGTCCCACGCCATCGGCTTCGACGACGCCCCCTTTCCCCGCGACTACCGGGGGGACGTGCGCGTGTTCGGCACCGTGTTCGCGCGGCAGACCCTCCACGGGGTCGTGAGCGGGCGGGTGCGGCGCGACGGGCGGAACTCCACCGCCGAACTCGCCCGGCTGGTGGAGGCGAGCGGGGCGGCGGAGCACCTGCACCTGATCCTGCTTCAGGGGGTGGCGCTGGCGGGCTTCAACGTGGTGGACGCGTGGACGTTGAGGGCCGTCACCGGCCTGCCCGTCCTGATCGTGGTGCGGCGGCCGCCCAACCTGGAGCGTATCCGCACCGCGCTCCTCACCCGCGTGTCGGGCGGGGCGCGCAAGTGGCGGCTGATCGAGGCGCTGGGTGAGGTGGAGTCCTGCCGGGGCGTGTTCGTGCAGCGGGTGGGCCTGAGCCTGACGGAGGCGGAGACGGCCCTCGCCGCCCTCACCGTGACCGGGCGTATCCCCGAGCCCCTGCGCGCCGCCCACCTGATCGCCGGGGGCGTGACGCGGGGCAGCAGCCGGGGAGGCCGGGTCTAG
- a CDS encoding trans-sulfuration enzyme family protein — translation MPDARSDYDLTTLAARAGEEARPNLSTPLVEPIYQSTVYAYPDLGALERAMSGEEPSAFYYRNGTPNAATLERALASLEGTEAALVAASGMAAISAALLGMLKVGDHVVADARVYGVTYALLAEEFPRLGITVTFVDGCDLEAVEAAFRPETRVLHVESLTNPLMTVPDVPALARLAHDRGALLSVDNTFASPAVFRPAVHGADLVTHSVSKYLSGHSTAFGGVACGRGDLIAAARTRLLRLGGTISAFDAWMTLQGLKTLGLRMRAHSGNAQAVADVLANHPRVRAVYHPGLSSHPQFVRAQELYPHGFGGMLSADIEDAPAFVRALAGRIPLAPSLADVVTTLSWPWGTSHRALPEGERRRLGITPNLLRLSVGIEDIGDLLGDIEGALELEQKAEG, via the coding sequence ATGCCTGACGCCCGCTCCGACTACGACCTGACCACCCTCGCCGCCCGCGCGGGGGAGGAGGCGCGGCCCAACCTCAGCACCCCGCTCGTCGAGCCCATCTACCAGTCCACCGTCTACGCCTACCCCGACCTGGGCGCCCTGGAACGCGCGATGAGCGGCGAGGAGCCCAGCGCCTTCTACTACCGCAACGGCACGCCGAACGCCGCGACGCTGGAGCGGGCGCTGGCGAGCCTGGAGGGCACCGAGGCCGCGCTCGTGGCCGCGAGCGGCATGGCCGCGATCAGCGCCGCTTTGCTGGGGATGCTCAAAGTCGGTGATCATGTCGTCGCGGACGCCCGGGTGTACGGGGTGACCTACGCCCTGCTCGCCGAGGAGTTCCCCCGGCTGGGCATCACGGTCACCTTCGTGGACGGCTGCGACCTGGAGGCGGTGGAGGCCGCCTTCCGCCCCGAGACGCGCGTGCTGCACGTCGAGAGCCTCACCAACCCCCTGATGACCGTGCCCGACGTGCCCGCGCTCGCCCGCCTCGCCCACGACCGGGGCGCCCTGCTGAGCGTGGACAACACCTTCGCCAGCCCCGCCGTCTTCCGCCCGGCCGTACACGGCGCCGACCTCGTGACCCACTCCGTCAGCAAGTACCTCAGCGGCCACTCGACCGCCTTCGGGGGCGTGGCCTGCGGGCGGGGGGACCTGATCGCCGCTGCCCGCACCCGCCTGTTGCGGCTGGGGGGGACCATCAGCGCCTTCGACGCCTGGATGACCCTCCAGGGCCTCAAGACCCTCGGACTGCGGATGCGGGCGCACTCGGGCAACGCGCAGGCGGTGGCGGACGTGCTGGCGAACCATCCCCGGGTGCGGGCGGTGTATCACCCCGGCCTCTCCAGCCACCCCCAGTTCGTGCGGGCGCAGGAGCTGTACCCCCACGGTTTCGGCGGGATGCTCAGCGCCGACATCGAGGACGCCCCCGCTTTCGTCCGCGCCCTGGCGGGCCGCATTCCCCTCGCCCCCAGCCTCGCCGACGTGGTGACCACCCTCTCCTGGCCCTGGGGCACCTCCCACCGCGCCCTGCCCGAGGGCGAGCGCCGCCGCCTGGGTATCACCCCCAACCTGCTGCGGCTCTCGGTCGGCATCGAGGACATCGGCGACCTGCTGGGAGACATCGAGGGGGCTTTGGAGCTGGAGCAGAAGGCAGAAGGCTGA
- a CDS encoding GNAT family N-acetyltransferase codes for MTSPTVVRADASHLDALVPLFDGYRQFYGQASDPEGARAFLAERLDRGESVIFVALDGETALGFTQLYPSFTSVGMRRLWILNDLFVAPQGRRRGVGQALLARARRHGLETGAVRLTLSTATDNVSAQTLYEAQGWRRDEDFYTYNLTL; via the coding sequence GTGACCTCCCCGACCGTCGTCCGCGCCGACGCCTCCCACCTCGATGCCCTCGTTCCCCTGTTCGACGGCTACCGCCAGTTCTACGGGCAGGCGAGCGACCCCGAGGGCGCGCGGGCATTTCTCGCCGAGCGGCTGGACCGTGGAGAGTCCGTGATCTTCGTCGCGCTGGACGGGGAAACTGCGCTCGGCTTCACGCAGCTCTACCCGTCGTTCACGTCGGTGGGGATGCGGCGCCTCTGGATTCTCAACGACCTCTTCGTCGCGCCGCAGGGAAGGAGGCGCGGGGTGGGACAGGCCCTCCTCGCGCGGGCGAGACGACACGGCCTGGAGACGGGCGCCGTGCGGCTGACCCTCTCGACGGCCACCGACAACGTGAGCGCCCAAACTCTCTACGAGGCCCAGGGCTGGCGGAGGGACGAGGACTTCTACACCTACAACCTCACCCTCTGA
- a CDS encoding nitroreductase family protein has product MTVAPPNDPPTRQQTPEQVRAFFDAHRTVRHYKDVAMPQDHLDAILHAAQRAPTDATAQLYSFIHLKDAGVRERVAALTTNPHIAQASESFVVCLDVRRTRRVLEAAGHVPGEWPAIAVHFGIGDAALAGQNMLLAAEMLGYQGCWIGGVMNNLEALIEELRLPEGVLPYAALTIGVSDEPTPYRPRLPRELVVHEDAYRDPGEEELRAATQVMNPIAARKGQPGDWARLLRAYFGQGGSMEGREPGLVAALKRQGLWAGDSQSRAAEE; this is encoded by the coding sequence ATGACCGTCGCCCCCCCCAATGACCCCCCCACCCGCCAGCAGACCCCCGAGCAGGTCCGCGCCTTCTTCGACGCCCACCGCACCGTCCGGCATTACAAGGACGTGGCGATGCCGCAAGACCACCTCGACGCCATCCTGCACGCGGCCCAGCGGGCTCCGACGGACGCGACGGCGCAGCTCTACTCCTTTATCCACCTCAAAGACGCCGGGGTGCGCGAGCGGGTCGCGGCCCTCACCACCAACCCGCACATCGCCCAGGCGTCCGAGAGCTTCGTGGTCTGCCTCGACGTGCGCCGCACCCGCCGCGTGCTGGAGGCCGCCGGGCACGTGCCGGGGGAGTGGCCCGCCATCGCCGTCCACTTCGGGATCGGGGACGCCGCGCTCGCCGGACAAAATATGCTCCTCGCCGCCGAGATGCTCGGGTATCAGGGCTGCTGGATCGGCGGGGTGATGAACAACCTGGAGGCGTTGATCGAGGAACTGCGCCTTCCGGAAGGCGTACTGCCCTACGCGGCGCTGACCATCGGCGTGAGCGACGAGCCGACCCCCTACCGCCCCCGCCTCCCGCGCGAACTCGTCGTCCACGAGGACGCCTACCGCGACCCAGGGGAGGAAGAACTGCGCGCCGCCACTCAGGTCATGAACCCCATCGCGGCCAGGAAGGGCCAGCCCGGCGACTGGGCCCGGCTGCTGCGCGCCTATTTCGGCCAGGGGGGCAGCATGGAGGGGCGGGAGCCGGGGCTGGTGGCGGCCCTGAAACGGCAGGGGCTGTGGGCGGGGGACTCGCAAAGCCGAGCAGCGGAGGAATAA
- a CDS encoding heterodisulfide reductase-related iron-sulfur binding cluster: protein MLPLEHKILFFVFALIAGAFGAWGFYRLYLRIRRGAPATEPRWNNLTGRLGYALRTTLTQERTFRRRPWVSVLHAFIFYGFTYYLLVNIVDGLEGYLHFNITSANPLGAVYNVLADVLSFLVLFGVVSLVIRRLFTPSKRDFKFTEKTLLHPSLKRNFILRDSLIVSGFIFFHVGSRVLGQGAKMAQEGGDAFQPFSTLVGNTLFGGLSESALQGWRIFGYWGALGSVLAFLAYFPFSKHIHIFMAPLKYTVRRPVPTGVIPPMKGLEEAMEAEEPKLGVQKLEDLEWPRLLDAYACIQCNRCQDVCPANATGKALSPAALEINKRMELNVIAAHPSPFTLRPAAFESGASTAHPLLEFAINEESVWACTTCGACMQVCPVQDEQMLDIIDIRRHQVMVAGEFPPQLQTAFRGMERASNPWGIARDKRMEWAEGLKVPTIDENPEPDVLYWVGCAASYDPGAQKVARSFVQLLDKAGVSYAVLGKKEACTGDSARRSGNEFLFQTLAQENVETLNTVRPKLIVSTCPHCMNAIGNEYKQLGGDYQVIHHTQYLENLVTAGKLPLAQLGESVTYHDPCYLGRHNGVYDAPRTLITRMAGEVLELERARDNSFCCGAGGAQFWKEEEEGRERMSDNRFREIQARLDGATQTAREYEQTGKVVAVGCPFCKSMLNSTPEKAGRDDIVVRDVAELMLESVQRATGEWMAPTAAPENTLEESPIPTVPITAQPVARSGETPGADADPDILGQTSAEVINAQPGSPLGNAHTQPEPQDTVPSPVTSSSADSSPRKAWKPKGGGEAVGGVASGQPPVASGAGAESGTPARKTWKPKGSGDDVSAASVAEVASGQPPAASEAPTSGTPTRKAWKPKASTDDVSPAPVAPEVQAEAQGSAEAAQARKAWKPKTAQSEVPGSEATPETAPVVAAPAPEATPPQGERKKWSPKGASTQAAPEIAAQPQTEAAPVAESAPAPQPGERKKWAPKAAASGASAEAPAAPVEVAPAVPVAEPTPAPASGERPKWQPKAKAGASVSAQPVVEAAPQPEPVTVESVTDETGAGGRKKWVPKKKE, encoded by the coding sequence TTGCTGCCGCTCGAACACAAAATCCTGTTTTTCGTCTTCGCCCTGATTGCGGGGGCCTTCGGCGCGTGGGGCTTCTACCGCCTGTACCTGCGGATTCGCCGCGGCGCACCCGCCACCGAGCCCCGCTGGAACAACCTGACCGGGCGCCTCGGCTACGCCCTGCGGACCACGCTGACCCAGGAACGCACCTTCCGCCGCCGCCCGTGGGTGAGCGTGCTGCACGCCTTCATCTTCTACGGCTTCACCTACTACCTGCTCGTCAACATCGTGGACGGGCTGGAGGGGTACTTGCACTTCAACATCACGTCGGCGAACCCGCTCGGGGCCGTCTATAACGTCCTGGCCGACGTGCTGAGCTTCCTGGTGCTGTTCGGCGTGGTCTCGCTGGTGATCCGGCGGCTGTTCACGCCCAGCAAGCGGGACTTCAAGTTCACCGAGAAGACGCTGCTCCACCCGAGCCTCAAGCGCAACTTCATCCTGCGCGACTCGCTGATCGTCTCGGGCTTCATCTTCTTCCACGTCGGCAGCCGCGTGCTCGGGCAGGGGGCCAAGATGGCGCAGGAGGGGGGCGACGCCTTCCAGCCGTTTTCCACCCTCGTCGGGAATACGCTTTTCGGCGGGCTGAGCGAGAGCGCGTTGCAGGGCTGGCGCATCTTCGGGTACTGGGGCGCTCTCGGCTCCGTCCTCGCCTTCCTGGCCTACTTCCCCTTCTCCAAGCACATCCACATCTTCATGGCGCCGCTGAAGTACACCGTCAGGCGGCCCGTGCCCACCGGCGTCATCCCGCCCATGAAGGGGCTGGAAGAGGCGATGGAGGCCGAGGAACCCAAACTCGGCGTCCAGAAGCTCGAAGACCTGGAGTGGCCTCGGCTGCTGGACGCCTACGCCTGCATCCAGTGCAACCGTTGCCAGGACGTGTGCCCGGCGAACGCGACCGGCAAGGCGCTCTCGCCCGCCGCGCTGGAGATCAACAAGCGCATGGAGTTGAACGTGATCGCGGCGCACCCCAGCCCCTTCACGTTGCGGCCCGCCGCGTTTGAATCCGGCGCCTCGACCGCCCACCCCCTCCTCGAATTCGCCATCAACGAAGAGTCGGTGTGGGCCTGCACGACCTGCGGGGCGTGTATGCAGGTCTGCCCGGTGCAGGACGAGCAGATGCTCGACATCATCGACATCCGCCGCCATCAGGTCATGGTGGCGGGCGAGTTCCCGCCGCAGCTCCAGACGGCCTTCCGTGGCATGGAGCGCGCGAGCAACCCCTGGGGCATCGCCCGTGACAAGCGCATGGAGTGGGCGGAGGGGCTGAAAGTTCCGACGATTGACGAGAACCCCGAGCCCGACGTGCTGTACTGGGTCGGCTGCGCGGCGAGCTACGACCCCGGCGCGCAGAAGGTGGCCCGCTCCTTCGTGCAACTCCTCGACAAGGCGGGGGTGAGCTACGCCGTCCTCGGCAAGAAGGAGGCCTGCACGGGCGACTCCGCCCGCCGCTCGGGCAACGAGTTCCTCTTCCAGACGCTCGCCCAGGAAAACGTCGAGACGCTGAACACGGTGCGGCCCAAGCTCATCGTCTCCACCTGCCCGCACTGCATGAACGCCATCGGGAACGAGTACAAGCAGCTCGGCGGGGACTATCAGGTCATCCACCACACACAGTACCTGGAAAACCTCGTGACGGCCGGGAAACTGCCCCTCGCCCAACTCGGGGAGTCCGTCACCTACCACGACCCCTGCTACCTGGGCCGCCACAACGGCGTGTACGACGCGCCGCGCACCCTCATCACCCGGATGGCGGGCGAGGTGCTGGAACTCGAACGGGCCCGCGACAACTCCTTCTGCTGCGGGGCAGGCGGCGCCCAGTTCTGGAAGGAGGAGGAGGAGGGCCGCGAGCGGATGAGCGACAACCGCTTCCGCGAGATTCAGGCCCGGCTCGACGGGGCCACACAGACCGCCCGCGAGTACGAGCAGACGGGCAAGGTCGTGGCGGTGGGCTGCCCCTTTTGCAAGTCGATGCTCAACTCGACGCCGGAAAAGGCGGGGCGCGACGACATCGTGGTGCGGGACGTGGCCGAACTGATGCTGGAGAGCGTGCAGCGGGCGACCGGGGAGTGGATGGCGCCGACCGCCGCGCCCGAGAACACGCTGGAGGAGTCGCCCATTCCCACCGTGCCCATTACCGCTCAACCTGTGGCCCGCAGCGGCGAGACGCCCGGCGCGGACGCCGACCCGGACATTCTGGGCCAGACGAGCGCGGAGGTCATCAATGCCCAGCCCGGCAGCCCCCTGGGCAACGCGCACACCCAGCCCGAGCCGCAGGACACCGTGCCCAGCCCGGTCACGTCCAGCTCGGCGGATTCGTCGCCGCGCAAGGCGTGGAAGCCGAAGGGTGGGGGAGAGGCCGTGGGGGGAGTCGCCAGCGGCCAGCCGCCCGTCGCCAGTGGGGCGGGGGCCGAGAGTGGCACGCCCGCCCGCAAGACCTGGAAGCCGAAGGGGAGCGGGGACGACGTGAGTGCGGCGTCTGTGGCGGAGGTCGCCAGCGGCCAGCCACCAGCGGCCAGCGAGGCACCGACCAGCGGCACTCCCACTCGGAAGGCTTGGAAGCCGAAGGCGAGCACGGATGATGTGAGCCCTGCCCCCGTCGCTCCGGAAGTCCAGGCCGAGGCCCAGGGCTCGGCCGAGGCTGCCCAGGCACGCAAGGCCTGGAAGCCGAAGACAGCCCAGTCGGAGGTGCCGGGGAGCGAGGCGACGCCGGAGACCGCCCCCGTTGTCGCTGCCCCGGCACCGGAAGCCACGCCCCCGCAGGGCGAGCGGAAGAAGTGGAGCCCGAAGGGTGCTTCCACGCAGGCTGCCCCGGAAATCGCCGCCCAGCCTCAGACCGAAGCCGCCCCCGTCGCCGAGTCCGCTCCGGCTCCCCAGCCCGGCGAGCGCAAGAAGTGGGCGCCGAAGGCCGCCGCGAGTGGTGCGTCTGCCGAGGCTCCCGCCGCGCCGGTGGAGGTTGCACCCGCCGTTCCCGTCGCCGAGCCCACCCCGGCCCCGGCTTCCGGCGAGCGGCCGAAGTGGCAACCCAAGGCGAAAGCGGGGGCCAGCGTGTCCGCGCAGCCCGTCGTCGAAGCGGCGCCCCAGCCTGAACCCGTCACGGTCGAGTCTGTGACGGACGAGACGGGCGCGGGCGGGCGCAAGAAGTGGGTGCCGAAGAAGAAGGAGTAG
- a CDS encoding PHP domain-containing protein produces the protein MLADDHTHHRCGHAGGQLEDYVEAAIRADLAEIGLSDLSPVPHLGDDPHPRPGTAMSRHEVPDCVREMHEVRARFAGRIAAHLGVESDDVLGWDEHSRDLWRRSPLDSVIGSVHWLGDWSIFSPELPAGRRTCTRNTC, from the coding sequence GTGCTGGCCGACGACCACACCCACCACCGCTGCGGCCACGCGGGCGGCCAGCTCGAAGACTACGTGGAGGCGGCCATCCGCGCTGACCTCGCCGAGATCGGCCTGAGCGACCTCAGCCCGGTCCCCCACCTCGGCGACGATCCCCACCCGCGCCCCGGCACCGCCATGTCTCGCCACGAAGTTCCCGACTGCGTGCGCGAAATGCACGAAGTCCGGGCCCGCTTCGCCGGAAGAATTGCCGCCCACCTCGGCGTGGAGAGCGACGACGTGCTCGGCTGGGACGAACACTCCCGCGACCTGTGGCGGCGCTCCCCGCTCGACTCCGTGATCGGCAGCGTGCACTGGCTGGGCGACTGGAGCATCTTCTCGCCCGAGCTGCCCGCAGGCCGCAGGACGTGTACGAGGAATACCTGCTGA